The following coding sequences are from one Ooceraea biroi isolate clonal line C1 chromosome 5, Obir_v5.4, whole genome shotgun sequence window:
- the LOC105280888 gene encoding THAP domain-containing protein 1 isoform X2, translating to MPNKCCIKNCNNTNDKGYHLFQFPMKRPDMLQIWMNAIRRDFIPKKSHVVCSAHFLPSDILQKANASGVVLKHLAVPSIFLEAPASNNTPIISKCNPPMESESTPTMESECDSPMESEYNPPVESECNPPMESECNPPMKSDCTPPMECVTPAISAMTNVPPIVWKSILKSNKDNTTVSASISSPKAQSATNNTIKLTMRKQKTVMHSSVLKLKQQMSPREQHMWRTIKTLKQKLRRKEEKINSLQYLLTTLREKNLLGRDPSEVISTNFDERVDEVFKNEWNNRNGKKKGCRYSDEIKKFAVTLHFYSPKAYNYYRFYICHMKAASEIDFSRLMRNLVF from the exons ATTTCCGATGAAGCGTCCTGATATGTTACAAATATGGATGAACGCAATCAGAAGAGATTTTATACCAAAAAAGAGTCATGTAGTATGTAGTGCTCACTTCTTACCCTCagatattttgcaaaaagcCAATGCAAGTGGAGTAGTTTTAAAACATCTGGCTGTGCCTTCCATATTTCTAGAGGCACCTGCTTCTAACAATACTCCGATAATATCTAAATGTAATCCTCCGATGGAATCTGAATCTACTCCTACGATGGAATCTGAATGTGATTCTCCGATGGAATCTGAATATAATCCTCCAGTGGAATCTGAATGTAATCCTCCGATGGAATCTGAATGTAATCCTCCGATGAAATCTGACTGTACTCCTCCGATGGAATGTGTTACTCCTGCTATATCTGCTATGACAAATGTGCCTCCAATTGTGTGGAAGAGTATATTGAAATCAAACAAAGATAACACAACAGTTAGTGCTTCAATATCATCGCCGAAAGCACAATCTGCTactaataatacaataaaactaACTATGCGAAAGCAGAAGACAGTCATGCACAGTTCAGTTTTGAAGTTGAAGCAGCAAATGAGTCCACGGGAACAGCACATGTGGAGAACGATAAAAACATTGAAGCAGAAGCTaaggaggaaagaagaaaaaattaattcattacaGTATCTATTGACAACTTTACG AGAAAAGAATCTTCTGGGAAGAGATCCCAGTGAAGTTATTAGTACAAATTTTGATGAACGTGTTGACGAAGTATTCAAGAACGAATGGAACAATAGAAACGGAAAGAAGAAAGGTTGCCGATACagcgatgaaataaaaaaatttgcagTAACTCTACATTTTTATTCGCCGAAGGCCTATAACTATT ATCGATTCTACATTTGCCACATGAAAGCAGCATCAGAAATTGACTTTTCTCGGTTAATGCGGAACCTGGTTTTCTGA
- the LOC105280888 gene encoding THAP domain-containing protein 1 isoform X1, whose amino-acid sequence MPNKCCIKNCNNTNDKGYHLFQFPMKRPDMLQIWMNAIRRDFIPKKSHVVCSAHFLPSDILQKANASGVVLKHLAVPSIFLEAPASNNTPIISKCNPPMESESTPTMESECDSPMESEYNPPVESECNPPMESECNPPMKSDCTPPMECVTPAISAMTNVPPIVWKSILKSNKDNTTVSASISSPKAQSATNNTIKLTMRKQKTVMHSSVLKLKQQMSPREQHMWRTIKTLKQKLRRKEEKINSLQYLLTTLREKNLLGRDPSEVISTNFDERVDEVFKNEWNNRNGKKKGCRYSDEIKKFAVTLHFYSPKAYNYCRYISYIVVVIYGFAINMNGIFRSILHLPHESSIRN is encoded by the exons ATTTCCGATGAAGCGTCCTGATATGTTACAAATATGGATGAACGCAATCAGAAGAGATTTTATACCAAAAAAGAGTCATGTAGTATGTAGTGCTCACTTCTTACCCTCagatattttgcaaaaagcCAATGCAAGTGGAGTAGTTTTAAAACATCTGGCTGTGCCTTCCATATTTCTAGAGGCACCTGCTTCTAACAATACTCCGATAATATCTAAATGTAATCCTCCGATGGAATCTGAATCTACTCCTACGATGGAATCTGAATGTGATTCTCCGATGGAATCTGAATATAATCCTCCAGTGGAATCTGAATGTAATCCTCCGATGGAATCTGAATGTAATCCTCCGATGAAATCTGACTGTACTCCTCCGATGGAATGTGTTACTCCTGCTATATCTGCTATGACAAATGTGCCTCCAATTGTGTGGAAGAGTATATTGAAATCAAACAAAGATAACACAACAGTTAGTGCTTCAATATCATCGCCGAAAGCACAATCTGCTactaataatacaataaaactaACTATGCGAAAGCAGAAGACAGTCATGCACAGTTCAGTTTTGAAGTTGAAGCAGCAAATGAGTCCACGGGAACAGCACATGTGGAGAACGATAAAAACATTGAAGCAGAAGCTaaggaggaaagaagaaaaaattaattcattacaGTATCTATTGACAACTTTACG AGAAAAGAATCTTCTGGGAAGAGATCCCAGTGAAGTTATTAGTACAAATTTTGATGAACGTGTTGACGAAGTATTCAAGAACGAATGGAACAATAGAAACGGAAAGAAGAAAGGTTGCCGATACagcgatgaaataaaaaaatttgcagTAACTCTACATTTTTATTCGCCGAAGGCCTATAACTATTGTAGGTATATTTCTTACATTGTCGTTGTTATTTATGGGTTTGCAATTAATATGAATGGCATTTTCAGATCGATTCTACATTTGCCACATGAAAGCAGCATCAGAAATTGA